The proteins below come from a single Denticeps clupeoides chromosome 15, fDenClu1.1, whole genome shotgun sequence genomic window:
- the ano6 gene encoding anoctamin-6 isoform X2 codes for MKMGVELEAARSVVNDKLIFVKVHLPWDVLCTYAEILHIKMPIETNDLPSEQSPLRWFIRCFYPSEDIIHKEQEYFTAPFQKDRLDHFLVQNKDHFFTPSMRSRMANYILSRAVYEPKGKTKFGISKLLDGGVYKAAYPLHDCRFNVKSKESESSNERYLLYTEWANPLSFYKMQPLDLIRKYYGEKIGIYFAWLGFYTFMLTLAAAVGLACFIYGYYTRETSTWSKEVCDPQIGGEIFMCPRCDKQCTYWRLNTTCETSQKLSIFDNYATLVFAVFMSIWVTLFLEFWKRYQARLEYEWDTVEFYTQEEQPRPEYEAKCVHERMNPVTQEKEKVPFRGCGKCLRLSCGIGTVLFWIALIIVSVVAVIVYRLAVFFAFSVSLHRDIKHIKELEPLTGYVTPQMATTVTASLISFVIIMILNVVYERVAIWITDFELPRTRTDYENSLTLKMFLFQFVNYYSSCIYVAFFKGKVVGYPGQPVYWLGKYRNEECDPGGCLIELTTQLAIIMGGKAIWNNIQEVLLPWVKNLMFRRCSQQTSEQVLPRWEQDYQLQPVGKLGLFYEYLEMVIQFGFVTLFVASFPLAPLLALVNNLFEIRVDAWKMTTQCRRMVPEKAQDIGAWQAILQGVAILAVVTNAAIIAFTSDMIPRLVYYWSTSMALSTNHTMEGYINNTLSVFKISDFTNFSMPEDEPPWFKNSTTCRYRDFRYPPGHHEQYKFNIYYWHIIAAKLAFIIVVEHIVYVTKFVLSYAIPDVPERVKEQIKRERHLTQALNLKLKLGNFKPVADKLREHADEHVLNVG; via the exons ATGAAGATGGGTGTGGAGCTTGAGGCAGCAAGATCA GTGGTGAACGATAAGCTCATTTTTGTGAAAGTACACTTGCCGTGGGACGTGCTCTGCACCTATGCTGAGATCCTCCACATTAAAATGCCCATCGAGACGAACGACCTCCCTTCGGAGCAGTCGCCGCTTCGGTGGTTCATCAGGTGCTTCTACCCCAGCGAGGACATCATTCACAAGGAGCAAGAGTACTTCACCGCCCCCTTTCAGAAGGACAGGCTGGATCATTTCCTTGTCCAGAACAAAGATCACTTCTTCACACCCTCCATGAGAAGCAGGATG GCCAATTACATCCTCTCTCGAGCCGTGTATGAACCAAAAGGGAAAACCAAATTCGGCATCTCCAAGCTTCTGGATGGAGGAGTGTACAAGGCTGCCTACCCTCTACacgat TGCAGATTTAACGTGAAGTCTAAAGAAAGCGAGAGTTCCAATGAGAGGTACCTGTTGTACACCGAGTGGGCGAATCCTCTCAGCTTCTACAAGATGCAGCCTCTTGACCTCATAAG GAAATATTACGGTGAGAAGATTGGAATTTACTTTGCCTGGCTGGGTTTCTACACATTCATGCTGACGTTGGCTGCTGCTGTGGGTCTCGCCTGTTTCATTTATGGCTACTACACACGGGAAACCAGCACATGGAG tAAGGAGGTATGCGATCCCCAGATTGGTGGTGAGATCTTCATGTGCCCTCGGTGTGACAAGCAGTGCACGTACTGGAGACTCAACACCACCTGTGAGACGTCTCAA AAGCTCAGCATATTTGATAACTATGCAACGTTGGTGTTTGCCGTATTTATGTCTATTTGGG TAACCCTGTTTTTGGAGTTTTGGAAGCGTTACCAAGCACGGCTGGAATATGAATGGGATACCGTGGAGTTTTACACTCAGGAGGAACAGCCGAGGCCAGAATATGAGGCCAAGTGTGTTCACGAAAGAATGAATCCTGTCACCCAG GAAAAAGAGAAAGTCCCGTTTAGAGGGTGTGGCAAGTGTCTTAGGTTGTCCTGCGGAATTGGCACAGTTCTGTTCTGG ATTGCCCTGATCATTGTATCTGTGGTGGCCGTGATCGTGTACCGCCTGGCTGTGTTCTTCGCCTTCTCCGTGAGTCTCCACAGagacattaaacacattaaagaACTGGAACCTCTTACAGGGTATGTGACACCACAGATGGCTACAACTGTCACAGCGTCACTCATCAGTTTTGTCATCATCATGATCCTCAACGTTGTTTATGAGCGGGTGGCTATCTGGATCACTGACTTTG AACTACCAAGGACAAGGACCGACTATGAGAACAGTCTGACTCTGAAGATGTTCCTCTTCCAGTTCGTCAACTACTACTCCTCCTGCATATATGTGGCATTTTTTAAGGGCAAAGTGGTCGGCTACCCGGGACAGCCAGTCTATTGGCTGGGGAAGTATCGAAATGAGGAG TGTGACCCTGGAGGATGCCTGATTGAGCTGACCACCCAGCTCGCCATCATTATGGGTGGTAAGGCCATTTGGAATAACATACAAGAGGTCCTGCTGCC GTGGGTGAAAAACCTGATGTTCCGCCGCTGCTCACAGCAGACCTCCGAACAGGTCCTACCGCGGTGGGAGCAGGACTATCAGCTGCAGCCCGTGGGGAAGCTGGGACTGTTCTACGAGTATCTGGAGATGG TCATCCAGTTTGGGTTTGTAACGCTGTTTGTGGCCTCGTTCCCATTGGCTCCTCTTCTTGCCCTGGTAAACAACCTGTTCGAGATCCGCGTGGACGCTTGGAAGATGACGACGCAGTGCCGGCGCATGGTGCCAGAGAAGGCACAGGACATCGGGGCGTGGCAGGCCATTCTCCAGGGTGTCGCGATCCTGGCTGTGGTGACCAAT GCCGCGATCATTGCCTTCACCTCGGATATGATTCCACGGTTGGTTTACTACTGGTCCACCTCCATGGCGCTCAGCACAAACCACACAATGGAGGGCTACATCAACAACACACTCTCGGTATTCAAGATCAGCGACTTCACCAATTTCAGCATGCCTGAAGATGAGCCTCCCTGGTTCAAAAACAGCACCACTTGCAG GTATCGGGACTTCAGGTACCCACCTGGTCACCACGAACAGTACAAGTTCAATATTTACTACTGGCACATCATTGCCGCCAAACTGgcatttattattgttgttgag CACATCGTGTACGTCACGAAGTTTGTGTTGTCCTACGCGATCCCCGACGTGCCAGAGCGGGTGAAGGAGCAGATAAAGCGCGAGCGCCACCTCACCCAGGCGCTCAACCTCAAGCTGAAACTGGGCAACTTCAAGCCGGTGGCGGACAAATTGCGCGAGCACGCAGACGAGCACGTGCTGAATGTGGGATAA